In Paludibaculum fermentans, the genomic stretch CCGAAGTTCTGATGCGGGACCTTATTGAAAGGGCGGGTGGCCTGGATGCCGTTCCGGAGGCCCTATATCGTAAGGGCGTTACCAGCCGGCAGAACGCTAAGACAGACCGCTTTGCACTCAAAGCCTGGTGTTACCAGGTAATCGCTACCGCTCAAGCCAGGTCGCTCCCCGCAAAGTACCGGCCCGGCGTTGTCACTGAGCCATGGGCGCGGAAACTGGCGAAGCTGAGCGCCTCTTCCGCGGGCCCTCAACGGGCAAAGGAATACCTTGAGCGCCACGGGATTCACTTGATCCACACTGGCCATTTGCCCCGGACGTATCTGGATGGGGCGGCGATGCTCCTGCCCAATGGGACGCCGGTCATTGCTGTCACCCTGAGGTTCGATCGGCTCGACAACTTCTGGTTTTGTCTGTTCCACGAACTCGCCCATATCGCCCTGCACCTGCGCGACAAAAATGATCTTTTCATCGATGACCTCAGTCTGGACGGCTCTTCGGATGGTTCTACCAATCGTGCAGAGGCTGAAGCCGATCGATGGGCCGCGGATATGTTGATTCCCCCAGACCTCTGGCAATGCAGCGCTGCGGCCGAGCGGCCGACTCTTATGAATGTTGTGAGTCTCGCGCAGGAACTCGGAATCCATCCCGCCATCGTTGCGGGGCGGGTGCGCAAAGAACGGCGCAACTTCCACCTCCTTTCCCAAATGGTCGGCAATAGGCAGGTAAGGCAGCACCTGGATTCCGGTTCCTCTCGGAATTGAAGTCCGCCAGATAAATTTAAGCCGATTTATTTCCGCCTGCGCCGCGCGCCGTTTTGCGCCCATAATGAGCTGACACCAAATTTCCGGCTGCAGAGGATTTGGCCATGGCCTTGCCCGTCTCCATCTTGCAAGCTGCACTGCTCTATGCCCCGGCCTACTCCTCCAGGCCCAACCTCGTCCAGCTCCCGATCCACTCGCCTGCATCAGCCTGCGCCTCACTCCAGTGGCGACACCAGCGGATCCCCGTGCCGCCGCGGAGGCTGCCTCTCGCAGCGGCCCTGCCCGCCCGGCACCTGTCACTTTCGATTTCCTCCTGAAGAACGATTGCGCCCAGGGTCTCACGGCCTTCGTGATCAACATCCCGGGTCCACAGGATTCCGCTGCGGGCATCGCCAATCAGATCCGCTTCGATTCCGCCCTGCAAGTGGGACCGGACGGCCAGGCCCTGGTGAAGCCCTCCGCTTCGTTCAGCCGGCGGATGCCGGCCAATGGGCCCGTCGACTCTCTCTGCGCAGCCCATCTCAATGCGGCGATCTTCGCGGACGGGTCCACCTTTGGGGATCGCCGCGAGCTCGCCAGCCTCATCTCCGACCGGCGCAGCCTTCTCGACGGCTATCGCCAGATAAAGTCGATCCTCGAGACGATCCCCTTTCGCGGCGACGCGGCCCGCTACGCGTCAAACCTGCTCGAAATCCCCGAATATGCACCGGTCAATAGCATGGGCGAGATGGCGCTCCGCAGCTTCAAGGGAAACATCGCGTCCTTCGTGAAGTATGGCAATCGCTCCGATTGGGACGGTTACTACCAAGGCAAGCAGAAGTGGGTCCAGCTCCAGATCGACCAGCTCCCCGCCGCCCTGGCGGGCACGCCCGGCACTCTGCCG encodes the following:
- a CDS encoding ImmA/IrrE family metallo-endopeptidase; its protein translation is MDARPGTPEADELDLLATLVEWYEKRHFPIEKPDPVAAVRFRLEQANQTSRDLVPLLGSRAKVSEVMSGKRGLTLQMIRALHRHLGIPAEVLLQETAAASPSTGTAADWTRFPIAAMVKAGWFDASRRTGPGWKAQAEVLMRDLIERAGGLDAVPEALYRKGVTSRQNAKTDRFALKAWCYQVIATAQARSLPAKYRPGVVTEPWARKLAKLSASSAGPQRAKEYLERHGIHLIHTGHLPRTYLDGAAMLLPNGTPVIAVTLRFDRLDNFWFCLFHELAHIALHLRDKNDLFIDDLSLDGSSDGSTNRAEAEADRWAADMLIPPDLWQCSAAAERPTLMNVVSLAQELGIHPAIVAGRVRKERRNFHLLSQMVGNRQVRQHLDSGSSRN